A portion of the Lolium rigidum isolate FL_2022 chromosome 1, APGP_CSIRO_Lrig_0.1, whole genome shotgun sequence genome contains these proteins:
- the LOC124660417 gene encoding protein GLUTAMINE DUMPER 6-like: MRPVREATAALMGVGGGDQATAAAAGHIGHAHAHPGLWRTPTPYLFLGFALMMGLMAVALLILLCTRPKPSGSSRRASASEEESARGATMAPLDREPKVIVIMPGDHMPSFIASARPFAFARAMDAGEPSNADAV; encoded by the coding sequence ATGAGGCCGGTGAGAGAAGCCACCGCGGCGCTGATGGGCGTCGGCGGCGGTGATCAGGCGACAGCCGCGGCGGCGGGACACATCGGCCACGCCCACGCGCACCCGGGGCTGTGGAGGACGCCGACGCCTTACCTCTTCCTCGGCTTCGCGCTCATGATGGGGCTCATGGCGGTCGCGCTGCTCATCCTCCTCTGCACGCGCCCCAAGCCGTCCGGCTCGTCTCGGCGCGCTAGCGCCTCGGAGGAAGAGTCGGCGCGGGGGGCGACCATGGCGCCACTCGACCGCGAGCCCAAGGTCATCGTCATCATGCCCGGCGACCACATGCCGTCCTTCATCGCCAGCGCGAGGCCCTTCGCCTTCGCGAGAGCAATGGACGCCGGCGAGCCAAGCAACGCCGACGCGGTGTAG